In Kazachstania africana CBS 2517 chromosome 4, complete genome, the following are encoded in one genomic region:
- the RAS2 gene encoding Ras family GTPase RAS2 (similar to Saccharomyces cerevisiae RAS2 (YNL098C) and RAS1 (YOR101W); ancestral locus Anc_2.182) has product MHVSSHSSSNRQSYNIAVVGSGGIGKSAITIRFIQSRFTDEYDPTIEDSYRKQLTVDNAKYTIDILDTAGQEEYYMMREQYMRNCDGFLLVYSISSMQSYDELLNFYHQILRVKEVEYIPIVVIGNKSDLESERQVSFKEGEQMGCNISGPFFETSAKYGLNIDVAFQSLVRLLRDNGGEYNKTNDIENAASSVSSSCINEEMIDAKINNSHIKEIDVCSSESSSSQKKVIQGGSSQKLENKSAMGIRKRQQQSQNSNDGSSSSSSSDNCCVIC; this is encoded by the exons ATGCATGTATCAAGTCAC TCAAGTTCAAACCGTCAAAGTTACAACATTGCTGTAGTAGGTAGTGGTGGCATCGGTAAGTCAGCCATCACGATACGATTTATACAGTCAAGATTCACAGACGAATACGACCCAACAATCGAAGATTCCTACAGGAAACAACTAACTGTAGACAACGCTAAATATACAATAGATATTCTAGATACTGCTGGCCAGGAAGAATATTATATGATGCGGGAACAGTATATGAGGAATTGCGATGGATTCCTCTTGGTTTATTCAATTTCGTCAATGCAATCTTACGATGAACTACTGAACTTCTACCATCAGATCTTAAGAGTAAAAGAAGTGGAATATATCCCAATAGTCGTAATCGGGAACAAGTCTGATTTAGAAAGTGAGAGACAGGTTTCGTTCAAAGAAGGAGAACAAATGGGCTGCAACATCTCAGGACCCTTTTTCGAAACTTCTGCCAAGTATGGTTTAAATATTGACGTTGCTTTTCAATCCTTGGTAAGACTACTAAGAGATAACGGAGGTGAATATAACAAGACAAATGATATCGAGAATGCGGCTAGTTCTGTTTCTTCAAGTTGTataaatgaagaaatgatTGATGCTAAAATAAACAACAGCcatatcaaagaaattgatgtATGTAGTTCTGAAAGTTCGAGTagtcaaaaaaaagtgatACAGGGCGGGTCATCACAGAAACTGGAGAACAAGAGCGCTATGGGTATAAGAAAAAGGCAACAACAGTCACAGAACAGCAATGATGGATCTTCTAGCTCTTCATCAAGTGACAACTGTTGTGtaatttgttga
- the KAFR0D02050 gene encoding uncharacterized protein, translating into MKTSTISATLLPAIIGEAIAEDSSSSTSSRSIDVAALHSSIFSSMSVAAAEASIIISLYSAHSTDASVRSRYSAYLSSSSSNAAYLSSYYAQHSERASSYLSEHSTDTFMQSANTKLSSMVSQATASSSSSGSSSNGVAENLACSGLFIGVAAGAIGLLL; encoded by the coding sequence ATGAAAACTTCTACCATCTCAGCAACTTTACTTCCAGCCATCATTGGAGAGGCCATTGCAGAAGACAGCAGCAGTAGCACTAGTTCAAGAAGTATCGATGTGGCAGCCTTACATTCATCTATTTTTTCGTCAATGTCAGTGGCAGCCGCAGAGGCAAGCATAATTATATCCTTATATTCGGCTCATTCAACAGACGCATCAGTTAGATCCAGATACTCTGCATATTTATCTAGTTCCAGCTCAAATGCCGCCTACCTATCCTCGTATTATGCACAACATTCCGAAAGAGCTTCCTCATATTTATCCGAACATTCTACCGACACTTTTATGCAATCTGCCAATACCAAACTTTCTTCTATGGTGAGTCAAGCAACTgcctcttcatcatcatcaggCAGTTCATCCAACGGGGTGGCTGAAAATCTAGCATGCTCTGGTCTCTTTATTGGAGTTGCAGCCGGTGCTATAGGTTTATTATTATGA
- the KAFR0D02060 gene encoding uncharacterized protein: MKVSSVISFILPILAASVDAAKTTSSSSSSIDVDAIHKSVLSSLSVASVNAMSIISYYSAHPSDSSAASAYSQYLISASSEAAYISSYEKIHSSEEMSYLSAHPSDTYMESLYSVQESMESAASVSSASSASAASSSNAAVSGAGISGILLGAVTGAIAMLL, encoded by the coding sequence ATGAAAGTTTCTTCCGTTATATCATTtattttaccaattttaGCTGCTTCTGTCGATGCCGCTAAGACTACCAGTAGTTCTAGTAGCAGTATTGACGTTGATGCTATACATAAGTCTGttttatcatctttatctGTTGCTTCAGTGAATGCCATGTCAATTATCTCTTACTATTCTGCACATCCTTCTGACTCCTCTGCTGCATCTGCGTACTCACAGTACCTAATAAGCGCAAGTTCCGAAGCTGCTTACATATCATCCTATGAAAAAATCCACTCAAGTGAAGAAATGTCATACTTATCTGCTCATCCATCTGATACATACATGGAATCTCTTTATTCAGTCCAAGAGTCAATGGAAAGTGCCGCTTCCGTTTCTTCCGCTTCCTCTGCTTCCGCTGCTTCCTCGTCTAATGCAGCAGTCAGCGGTGCAGGTATTTCTGGTATTCTTCTTGGTGCCGTAACTGGTGCAATTGCCATGCTTTTATGA